One window of the Zea mays cultivar B73 chromosome 3, Zm-B73-REFERENCE-NAM-5.0, whole genome shotgun sequence genome contains the following:
- the LOC100276629 gene encoding uncharacterized protein LOC100276629 → MGMDKCSANSVDSDNVNKASMVINGLPISVYASETLGVCSGHVHIRLMSNMLGGIGDSPLIRFDTYTCGACAVSCTLKWDVATVMEYKGLPLQQVVDYYVRGTMQNI, encoded by the coding sequence ATGGGGATGGACAAGTGTAGCGCGAATAGTGTGGACAGCGACAACGTAAACAAGGCGAGCATGGTGATTAACGGGTTGCCCATCAGTGTGTACGCATCGGAGACGTTGGGGGTGTGCAGTGGCCATGTCCATATACGGTTGATGAGCAATATGCTCGGGGGCATTGGGGATTCACCGCTGATCAGGTTCGACACATACACATGCGGCGCGTGCGCCGTGTCGTGCACGCTCAAGTGGGATGTGGCCACTGTCATGGAGTACAAGGGCCTACCCCTACAGCAGGTCGTTGACTACTATGTCAGGGGCACGATGCAGAATATCTGA
- the LOC111591187 gene encoding uncharacterized protein translates to MSFFPNLIVKPLSVDYSDNTILITQLVTIDVYNTTFTKIRTNVVGMGPMRPGLDLNTICSSEDDDVNSAGGSSTGAWAAPKQPKMESVRRCNKPRSEAGSSLAPGLQGGVATSGPRWRRVARSTRVVGRELALQAQPWCVSAGPRVELQPHRVAEEVRHHPEDGRQLRPRQLRRRCVPSRDCR, encoded by the coding sequence ATGTCATTCTTCCCTAACCTCATAGTCAAGCCCCTCTCTGTAGATTATTCAGATAACACAATACTTATCACTCAATTGGTAACCATCGATGTGTATAACACAACATTTACCAAAATAAGAACCAACGTCGTCGGTATGGGGCCGATGAGGCCGGGGTTGGACTTGAACACGATCTGTTCGAGCGAGGACGACGACGTGAACAGCGCGGGCGGTAGCTCGACGGGGGCCTGGGCGGCTCCAAAGCAACCGAAGATGGAGAGCGTCCGGAGGTGCAACAAACCGCGCAGCGAGGCGGGGTCGAGCCTGGCCCCGGGCCTGCAAGGCGGGGTGGCGACGTCGGGGCCCAGGTGGAGGCGGGTGGCGCGGAGCACGCGCGTCGTCGGGCGCGAGCTCGCACTGCAGGCCCAGCCATGGTGTGTCAGTGCAGGGCCGCGGGTGGAGCTGCAACCACACCGGGTCGCCGAGGAGGTCCGCCATCACCCGGAAGATGGCCGCCAGCTCCGCCCCCGGCAGCTCCGACGCCGGTGCGTCCCCTCCAGGGATTGCAGGTGA
- the LOC103650878 gene encoding uncharacterized protein encodes MSHRHRDHDSDSSDSEDETLMLVNLLALNIEARRHHRRRSRLPRRVIQRDHFAGENLIHHHYFAPNPVFPPHVFRRRFHMSRPLFLRILQGLQQQDSYFTQRVDATGMPGLGPLQKVCAAMRVLAYGLPSDAVDEYIQIGESTARECLQHFCRGIIAYFSGWYLRTPNEADITRIMHHSQSRGLPGMLGSIDCMHWEWRNCPTAWRGQFCGRNGRASMILEAVATYDLWIWHAFFGMPGTNNDVNVLHRSPVFDPMTSGRMPPVHYTINGNAYNFGYYLADGIYPNWPTFVKAIRHPYEQKKVYFTQMQESCRKDIERAFGVLQARWAVLRGPTYGWDRNRLTEIITACIIMNNMIVEDEGAFAANIDFGDNNSTIEPSQLIAEGRAEWVINHFDLRRQERSCSLQNDLVEHLWARRGSM; translated from the exons ATGTCTCACAGGCATAGAGATCATGATTCTGATTCGAGTGACAGTGAGGACGAAACACTTATGCTTGTCAATCTTCTTGCCCTCAACATAGAGGCCAGACGCCATCACCGACGACGGTCCCGTTTGCCTCGCCGCGTCATTCAAAGAGATCATTTTGCTGGAGAAAATCTTATCCATCATCACTACTTCGCCCCAAACCCAGTGTTTCCACCCCACGTCTTTCGTAGAAG GTTCCACATGAGTAGGCCTCTCTTTCTCCGAATCTTGCAAGGACTTCAACAACAGGATTCGTATTTTACACAACGGGTTGACGCAACTGGTATGCCAGGTCTAGGTCCCCTCCAAAAAGTATGTGCGGCAATGCGGGTACTTGCATATGGGTTACCTTCTGATGCAGTAGACGAGTACATTCAAATTGGTGAGTCCACAGCTAGGGAATGCCTTCAGCATTTTTGTCGAGGAATCATTGCATACTTTAGTGGGTGGTATCTACGAACTCCTAATGAAGCGGACATAACACGCATCATGCACCATAGCCAATCAAGGGGTCTCCCAGGGATGTTGGGTTCTatagattgcatgcattgggagtggcggAACTGTCCTACCGCATGGCGTGGTCAGTTTTGTGGCAGAAATGGTCGAGCGTCCATGATACTAGAAGCTGTAGCAACATATGATCTTTGGATTTGGCATGCTTTTTTTGGCATGCCAGGGACAAACAACGACGTCAACGTGCTCCACCGATCACCAGTTTTTGACCCCATGACATCCGGTCGAATGCCACCTGTCCATTATACAATTAATGGTAATGCATATAACTTCGGTTATTACCTAGCTGATGGTATTTACCCGAACTGGCCAACTTTTGTAAAAGCTATCAGGCACCCATACGAGCAAAAGAAAGTCTATTTCACACAAATGCAGGAAAGTTGTCGAAAGGATATTGAGCGTGCATTTGGAGTTCTTCAAGCAAGGTGGGCGGTGCTGCGAGGTCCAACGTATGGTTGGGATCGTAATCGTTTAACTGAAATAATCACAGCTTGCATCATCATGAACAACATGATTGTTGAAGACGAAGGGGCTTTTGCTGCTAATATCGATTTTGGAGATAACAATTCTACCATTGAACCATCGCAACTAATTGCTGAAGGAAGGGCGGAATGGGTCATAAACCACTTCGATCTTCGTCGTCAAGAAAGATCGTGCTCCCTCCAAAATGATCTTGTCGAGCATTTGTGGGCACGGCGTGGAAGCATGTAA